From Chitinophagales bacterium:
GGCTATGGTACGCCGGGGTATAAAAATTCACAATTTAGAACTGATCTTCAAGTGCAGGGAGAAATAACAGTAGCACCCGAAATCTTTTCTCCGGATAATGACGGTATGGATGATTTTGCTGTTATTAATTATAATTTTCCTTCTCCCGGGTATATTGCCAACATTACTATTTTTGATGCTTCGGGCCGGCCGGTTCGTTATCTTCAAAAAAATGCTTTAAGTGGCATTAAAGGAAGTTATATTTGGGATGGACTTGGAGAGAAACAGCAAAAACTTGCGCAAGGAATTTACATCATCTATACAGAAATATTTAATACGGACGGCAAAAAGAAAAAATTTAAAAATACAATTGTACTCGCAAGAAGAATGTAAGATGAGGGCACAAATATTTCTCAATTAAATGAATATCTATTATCAAAAATGAAAGCAAATATTCCACACATACTTGTTGTATTAATATCTGCACTAACATTTTTTGGATGTACTAATAGCCGCAAGATAAAAAATGATGAACGTGTAGATGAAGCGACTTTGAAAAGCATAATCGAATCTCAAAGTTTTGTATTTGTAGCAAGGTATGTAAACCCTATGAGTGGAGGAAAGAGAGATTTAAGTTCCGGTTATGATGTGTCAGTTTCTAAGGATACTATCATAAGCAACCTGCCTTTTTTTGGACGTGGATATATTGCATCAATCAGCCCTGCTGATGTTGATTTTGACTTTACCTCTACTAAGTTTACCTATGCACTAAAACCCGCTAACAATGGCTGGAGTATTTCTATAAAGCCCAAAGATCAAACTTATCTTAGGGAACTATACTTCCGAATTTTTGATAACGCTTCTGCTTCACTTAATGTAACCAGCATAGACCGAAGTGCTATATCGTATGATGGATATA
This genomic window contains:
- a CDS encoding gliding motility-associated C-terminal domain-containing protein, with product GYGTPGYKNSQFRTDLQVQGEITVAPEIFSPDNDGMDDFAVINYNFPSPGYIANITIFDASGRPVRYLQKNALSGIKGSYIWDGLGEKQQKLAQGIYIIYTEIFNTDGKKKKFKNTIVLARRM
- a CDS encoding DUF4251 domain-containing protein; this translates as MKANIPHILVVLISALTFFGCTNSRKIKNDERVDEATLKSIIESQSFVFVARYVNPMSGGKRDLSSGYDVSVSKDTIISNLPFFGRGYIASISPADVDFDFTSTKFTYALKPANNGWSISIKPKDQTYLRELYFRIFDNASASLNVTSIDRSAISYDGYIAERKIIVVNKKK